From the genome of Ignavibacteriales bacterium, one region includes:
- a CDS encoding GNAT family N-acetyltransferase codes for MTSIILKTKRLELLSGSLEHARAEKYDQKRLPKLLNAAIPDNWPPPLNDEESINFFLKYLEDDPDAGGFTSWYILLPEGSKKKAIGNIGFKGMPDESGTVEIGYSIMETHHHNGYASEAVAAIVDWAFSQPKVLRVIAETLPELVTSQRVLEKNGFKFIGEGSEPGIIRYELQNKRIKT; via the coding sequence ATGACGAGTATAATTCTAAAAACAAAAAGACTTGAACTTCTCTCCGGATCGCTGGAACATGCACGAGCAGAGAAGTATGATCAAAAAAGGCTTCCAAAATTGTTAAATGCCGCAATTCCGGATAACTGGCCGCCGCCGTTGAATGATGAGGAATCTATAAATTTTTTCTTAAAGTATCTCGAAGATGATCCGGATGCCGGCGGATTCACATCTTGGTATATTCTTCTTCCGGAAGGAAGTAAGAAAAAAGCAATCGGAAATATTGGATTCAAAGGAATGCCGGATGAAAGCGGGACGGTTGAGATCGGATATTCGATAATGGAAACGCATCATCATAATGGTTATGCATCGGAAGCAGTGGCAGCAATTGTTGATTGGGCATTTTCTCAACCAAAGGTTTTAAGAGTTATTGCGGAAACATTGCCGGAATTAGTTACATCGCAAAGAGTTCTTGAAAAAAACGGGTTTAAATTTATAGGCGAGGGTTCCGAGCCGGGGATAATTAGGTATGAGCTTCAAAACAAAAGGATTAAGACTTAG
- a CDS encoding M64 family metallo-endopeptidase has translation MKYLFRLSIFPFFLLSFIPFFILSSIQTYAQPKSFSDYFKDQTMRIDYFHIGDATNEVVTLDNVYQYGIWAGSTKNLIDNFDNGAYYYKIFDAASGKLIFSRGFDSYFKEYQTSDEASKGIKRTYHESAIIPFPINKIKFILEKRDKQNKLNEVFSTEISPSDLYIIKDAVKDNAVKVYKSHFSGDPHLKVDVVILGDGYSAGEQKKFEKDLKRYTNIFLNQEPYKTNKNEFNIYGIFKASEESGITEPGANIYKNTTLGTRFYSLGSERYVLTEENKTLRDLASHVPYDAIYIMCNSSRYGGGGIYNFYCTFAADNQFSPYIFLHEFGHSFGGLADEYYTSDVAYNEFYPQGQEPVEPNITRLLDKNNLKWKNLITPGIKIPTPWEKENYDKMDYAWQTERRELNKHIAELKRNKAPQKEVDASQNEYNKKDKMHSDEVDKYLMSSKYWNKVGAFEGAGYSAKGMYRSMLDCLMFSKGTKPFCKVCEEHVVKVIKHFAE, from the coding sequence ATGAAATATTTATTTCGTCTTTCAATCTTTCCATTTTTTCTCCTTTCCTTTATTCCCTTTTTCATTCTTTCATCCATTCAAACATACGCACAGCCAAAAAGTTTCAGTGATTACTTTAAAGATCAAACGATGCGGATTGATTATTTCCACATTGGTGATGCAACCAACGAAGTTGTTACGCTTGATAACGTTTATCAGTACGGAATATGGGCGGGAAGCACAAAAAATCTAATAGACAACTTTGATAACGGTGCATATTATTATAAAATTTTTGATGCGGCATCGGGCAAACTTATTTTCTCTCGCGGATTTGACAGCTACTTCAAAGAATATCAAACAAGCGATGAAGCATCGAAAGGAATTAAGCGGACATACCATGAAAGCGCGATCATTCCATTTCCAATTAATAAGATCAAATTCATATTAGAAAAACGCGATAAGCAGAATAAATTGAATGAAGTCTTTTCAACCGAAATTAGCCCCAGCGATCTTTATATAATCAAAGACGCGGTTAAGGATAATGCGGTTAAAGTCTATAAAAGTCATTTCAGCGGCGATCCACACTTAAAGGTTGATGTTGTAATTCTTGGCGACGGCTACTCCGCTGGCGAACAGAAAAAATTTGAAAAAGATTTAAAACGCTACACAAATATTTTTCTCAACCAAGAACCCTACAAAACAAATAAAAATGAATTTAATATTTACGGCATCTTCAAAGCTTCGGAAGAAAGCGGAATTACCGAACCCGGTGCGAACATTTATAAGAATACAACTCTTGGAACAAGATTCTATTCCCTCGGCTCGGAAAGGTACGTGTTGACCGAAGAGAACAAAACATTACGGGATCTTGCGTCGCATGTTCCTTACGACGCAATTTATATTATGTGTAACAGCTCCCGATACGGCGGCGGCGGAATCTATAATTTTTACTGCACGTTCGCAGCGGATAATCAATTCAGTCCATACATTTTTTTGCACGAGTTTGGTCATTCGTTCGGCGGATTGGCTGATGAATACTACACTTCCGATGTTGCTTACAATGAATTTTATCCACAAGGTCAAGAGCCGGTTGAACCGAATATAACACGGCTTCTGGATAAAAATAATTTGAAATGGAAAAATTTAATTACACCCGGAATTAAAATTCCAACTCCATGGGAAAAAGAGAATTATGATAAAATGGATTATGCCTGGCAGACTGAAAGAAGGGAGCTTAATAAACATATTGCAGAACTGAAACGGAATAAAGCGCCACAGAAAGAGGTTGATGCCTCTCAAAATGAATATAATAAAAAAGATAAAATGCATAGTGATGAAGTGGACAAATATTTGATGAGCAGTAAATACTGGAATAAAGTCGGTGCATTTGAAGGAGCAGGCTATTCGGCAAAAGGAATGTACCGTTCTATGCTCGATTGTTTAATGTTTTCAAAGGGAACAAAGCCGTTTTGTAAAGTTTGCGAAGAACATGTTGTAAAAGTGATTAAACATTTTGCAGAATAA
- a CDS encoding diacylglycerol kinase family lipid kinase, whose amino-acid sequence MKIFYLNNPASGNKNGIKYFSRIKNALSKRKIDFDSAQTEYAGHGTEIIKNLNFENFDGVVVSGGDGTIFEMLNGYFANESAKRIPVGVIPIGRGNAFARDLDLVPERWEEAIDAILSGRTRKVDVGVFTTEEKKYYFLNILGFGFVTDIAAIALKLKMFGDLSYILGVLYRTIALESFNLRMEVDGKIIERENVFTEISNSRYTGKDFLMAPSAKIDDGLLDVTLLNKLSRIKVLQCLPKIFTGTHVQMKEVETFKVKRIKIETIPAKILTPDGQLMGSTPIEVECLHDAIEVFIK is encoded by the coding sequence ATGAAAATATTCTACTTGAATAATCCGGCTTCCGGAAATAAAAATGGAATTAAATATTTTTCAAGAATAAAAAATGCCCTTTCTAAAAGGAAAATAGATTTTGATTCTGCCCAAACCGAATATGCCGGGCACGGAACAGAGATTATTAAAAATCTGAATTTCGAAAATTTTGACGGTGTTGTAGTCTCCGGCGGCGATGGGACCATTTTTGAAATGCTGAATGGATATTTTGCAAACGAATCTGCAAAAAGAATTCCGGTGGGAGTAATTCCGATCGGAAGGGGAAATGCTTTTGCTCGTGACCTTGATTTGGTACCCGAGAGATGGGAAGAGGCAATAGACGCAATTCTATCCGGCAGAACTAGAAAAGTTGATGTTGGAGTTTTTACAACCGAAGAAAAGAAATATTATTTTTTAAACATATTGGGATTCGGTTTTGTAACGGACATTGCAGCAATAGCACTCAAACTAAAAATGTTCGGTGACCTTTCGTATATACTTGGTGTGTTATACAGAACGATCGCGTTGGAATCATTCAATCTGCGAATGGAAGTTGATGGAAAAATAATTGAACGCGAAAATGTCTTTACGGAAATCTCTAATTCAAGATATACAGGCAAAGATTTTCTAATGGCTCCTTCAGCTAAAATTGATGATGGTCTGCTCGATGTTACTTTGTTAAATAAATTGAGCCGCATAAAAGTTCTGCAATGTCTTCCAAAAATATTTACAGGCACACATGTTCAGATGAAAGAAGTCGAGACTTTTAAAGTAAAACGGATAAAAATTGAAACTATTCCGGCTAAGATTCTTACACCGGACGGACAATTAATGGGGAGCACTCCGATTGAAGTTGAATGTTTACATGATGCGATAGAAGTATTTATTAAATAA
- a CDS encoding zf-HC2 domain-containing protein — MNNDVKVICKEFQKEVFLYLNNELSIERLAFWKEHLLTCSDCTFELKSVIQLADTLSEKTLVDVENSTFNKMIEKAIIKKTWLHYVFGSRRRFDMNRSFYGKAALAGVLATAAIIISIITHQSIPVKTIPKNLLDWEGTNFSSQIDDIKTRMQMIDEDKWDKEIILLDQRLDNLEKGSDKFSFN; from the coding sequence ATGAACAATGATGTAAAAGTAATTTGCAAAGAATTTCAAAAGGAAGTCTTTCTTTATTTGAACAATGAATTATCAATTGAAAGACTCGCTTTTTGGAAAGAACATCTTTTGACCTGCAGTGATTGCACATTTGAATTGAAATCGGTCATTCAATTAGCGGACACACTAAGTGAAAAAACTTTAGTCGATGTTGAGAATTCGACATTCAACAAAATGATTGAAAAAGCTATAATTAAGAAAACATGGCTTCATTATGTATTCGGGAGCCGGCGTCGTTTCGATATGAATAGAAGTTTTTACGGTAAAGCCGCTTTAGCCGGTGTTCTTGCAACCGCCGCCATCATTATTTCTATAATTACACATCAATCTATTCCCGTTAAAACGATACCGAAAAATCTGCTAGACTGGGAGGGAACAAATTTTTCTTCTCAGATAGACGATATAAAAACAAGAATGCAGATGATTGATGAAGATAAATGGGATAAAGAAATTATTCTTCTAGATCAGAGATTAGATAATCTGGAAAAAGGATCAGATAAATTTTCGTTTAATTAA
- a CDS encoding type 1 glutamine amidotransferase — protein sequence MKKLAGKKILMFVEDAYEDLELWYPKLRLIEEGAQVIVAGPEANKIYQGKHSYPCKSDASYNDVEEEDFSGLVIPGGFAPDKLRRVAKVLELTKQFNDNHKLVAYICHAGWITISAKIMNGYTCTSTPGIKDDIENAGAIWLDEPVVVDRNMVSSRKPDDLPMFCEAIIKVMTN from the coding sequence ATGAAAAAACTTGCAGGAAAAAAAATATTAATGTTTGTTGAGGATGCCTACGAAGATCTTGAGTTGTGGTATCCAAAACTTAGACTGATCGAAGAGGGCGCTCAAGTTATTGTTGCGGGTCCGGAAGCTAATAAAATATACCAAGGTAAACATAGTTATCCATGTAAGTCTGATGCATCCTACAACGACGTTGAAGAAGAAGATTTTAGCGGACTTGTAATCCCCGGTGGGTTTGCGCCGGATAAATTGCGGAGAGTTGCAAAAGTGTTGGAATTAACAAAACAGTTTAACGATAACCATAAACTTGTTGCATATATATGTCACGCGGGGTGGATAACAATCTCCGCAAAGATTATGAATGGATATACGTGTACTTCGACACCCGGAATTAAGGATGATATAGAAAATGCCGGCGCAATCTGGCTTGATGAACCGGTTGTGGTCGATAGAAATATGGTGTCAAGCAGAAAGCCGGATGATTTGCCGATGTTCTGTGAAGCAATTATAAAAGTGATGACAAACTAA
- a CDS encoding RNA polymerase sigma factor, with the protein MSTTHEQNLIEKCRSGNTSAFGPLMQIYRRQLFSYLFKLSGERTQAEDLLQETLIKTWKGIKKYSERQKFSSWLFTIAHNTAMDNLRKRNNDYLISDVEPDELQSANDPHKEFIKNETNTLIEKAIVTLSTKQKEVFLLRLYGEMSFKEISELTKEPLNTVLSHMHYSVKKIKKLLGNDNEQ; encoded by the coding sequence ATGAGTACAACTCACGAACAAAATTTAATAGAAAAATGCCGTAGCGGAAATACATCGGCTTTCGGTCCGTTAATGCAAATCTATAGACGGCAGTTATTTTCTTATTTGTTCAAATTGAGCGGTGAGCGTACGCAAGCTGAAGATCTTCTTCAGGAAACTTTGATTAAAACATGGAAAGGAATTAAAAAATATTCTGAACGCCAAAAATTTTCATCGTGGCTCTTTACAATAGCGCACAATACCGCAATGGACAATTTGAGAAAACGAAATAATGATTACTTAATTAGCGATGTTGAACCGGACGAGCTGCAAAGTGCGAACGATCCTCATAAAGAATTTATAAAAAACGAAACGAATACATTGATTGAAAAAGCAATTGTGACACTATCTACAAAACAAAAAGAGGTTTTTCTGCTTCGATTATATGGCGAAATGAGTTTTAAGGAAATCTCGGAATTAACAAAAGAACCGCTGAACACCGTTCTCTCTCATATGCATTATTCGGTTAAAAAAATTAAAAAGCTGCTGGGGAATGATAATGAACAATGA
- a CDS encoding DUF4159 domain-containing protein codes for MNITYKIFFFLFMLSAIAAAQDESKFKIARLKYNGGGDWYNDPSEEVNLLKFIGQNTNIKTNPVYEFVDLTSGNIFAYPFLFMTGHGNVVFSDSEANKLRAYLENGGFLYVDDDYGLDKAFRREIKKVFPEKDLTELPFSYGLYHCFYEFPNGVPKTHEHDGKPPQGFGIFVNGRLCVYYTYESNPSDGWTDPEVHKDTPQKREEALKFGTNLIVWALMN; via the coding sequence ATGAACATTACATACAAAATATTTTTTTTCCTCTTTATGCTTTCTGCAATTGCAGCAGCACAAGATGAAAGCAAATTTAAGATCGCCCGGCTAAAATACAATGGCGGTGGTGATTGGTATAACGATCCATCTGAAGAAGTAAATCTTCTAAAGTTTATCGGACAGAATACCAACATCAAAACAAATCCAGTTTATGAATTTGTCGACCTAACGAGCGGGAATATTTTCGCGTATCCGTTTTTATTTATGACCGGTCACGGCAACGTTGTTTTCTCAGATTCAGAGGCAAATAAATTACGGGCATATCTAGAGAACGGCGGATTTCTTTATGTTGATGACGATTACGGCTTAGACAAAGCATTCAGAAGAGAGATAAAAAAAGTTTTCCCGGAAAAAGATTTAACTGAGCTTCCGTTTAGCTACGGACTTTATCATTGCTTTTATGAATTTCCAAATGGTGTACCAAAAACACATGAGCACGATGGGAAACCTCCACAAGGATTCGGTATTTTTGTTAACGGGCGGCTTTGTGTTTATTATACATATGAAAGTAATCCAAGTGACGGATGGACCGATCCGGAAGTACATAAAGATACGCCGCAGAAGCGGGAAGAAGCCCTAAAGTTTGGAACGAACTTAATTGTTTGGGCATTGATGAATTGA